CCCGTGGATGACCGGCTGTGCCTGCAGGGCATCCTGTACGTGCTCTACAACGACGTCAGCTGGCAACTGCTGCCGCTGGAGCTGGGGTTCGGCTCCGGACAGACCTGCTGGCGCCGACTGGGCCGGTGGCACGCGGCCGGCGTCTTCGAGAAGCTGCACCACGTGCTGCTCGCCGAGCTGCACGCGGCCGACGCCCTGGACTGGACGCGGGCCTGCGTGGACGCCTCCCACATCCGCGCGAAAAAAGGGGCGAGGCCACCGGCCCGTCACCGGTCGACCGCGGGAAGACCGGCAGTAAACACCACCTGATCTGCGACGGTAACGGCACCCCATTCAAGGTCATCACCACCGCGGCCAACGTCAACGACGTCACCCAGACCCTCGCCCTGGTCGACGGCATCCCACCCGTCGCCGGGAAGCCAGGCCGTCCACGCAGGCGCCCCAAAGCACTTCTGGGCGGCAAGGGCTACGACAGCAACCCCAACCGGCGCGAGCTGCGCAGGCGCCGCATCCTGCCGGTGATCTCCCGCAAGGGCGCCCCGAACATCAAGGACCTCGGCAAGCTCCGCTACGTCGTCGAGCAGACTTTCTCGCTCCTGCATCACTTCAAGCGCCTGGCCGTCCGTTGGGAAAGACGCCTGGACCTGCACGACGCCTTCGTCTCCCTGACCTGCGGCCTCATCTGCTGGAGACGCCTCAAGAAGGTCCGCCCATGATCGTGTTACGAGCTCTGAGTAGTGGTCAGCGGTCTTGTAACCCTTCTTGAGCGTGTGAACCGATTTGTGATTCGTGGGTTGCAGGGCCGTGCTCGGTGACGAATTGGTCTCATGCTGGACCTGCCGTCAGCGGCGACTGATCCCTCTCGAGCACATGCGGAGAGCCGCAGTGACGTGCGCTGAACCGGGACCTGGAGCGCCCGACGAGAAGAGGCAGAGGCATAGCCGCTCCTCACGGTGATAGCCGCTTCGGGTCCTGGCGGGCGCGGCACTCCCGGTGGGCGTACTCCCGGACGGCGTCGCACTCCGCCTCCGTGCAGCCCTCCCGAAGCTGCGTCGGTATGTTGCGGGTCCGGTTGGTCAGTTCAGGCCTAGCTTGGCCAGGGCGGTAGTCCAGTCGCTGGCGATGGCCCGCTGGGCAGCGGCAAGGGTGACCTTGCCGGAGCACACCGCAGTGTGCAGCTTTGTCTCCACCGGGTCCTTCTTGTTGTTGATGCCGCCGCCGGACTTGTGACCGGGGTCGGCCGGCTCCACCCAGAGGTTCCTGGGATCGTTGGGGTCGCCGCCAAGCTGAAGACTCAGAAGATGATCATACTCGGCGTCCCCGAGGTGGCCGGTGTAGCCATACGAGGCGGCGTTCAGCTTCTTCTCCTTGCTGGTGACCGAGACGGGCGGCCGGATTCCCTTCGTGTAGCCGCCCCTCCGACAGATCGTCGACGTCAGAGTTGATTGGGTGACAGCCGGGGAGGTGGCTCCGGGCGTGCACTTCGGATCCGGAAGCGGCTCCCCATTCTCGTGCCGGTAATGGCAGCTGCCTGCGGGCGGCTGCTGCTGGACGGCGTACGTCTTCTGGGGGCCAGCACCAACGGCGATCGCGGACCCGGAGCCCCCGCCCGCCCCTGTGGCTGGCGCCTGCGACGTCGGCGTCGCGCCCAGTGATCCGGCGGCGCCGTTCTCCAGCTTCGGCGAGCAGCCTGCCAGGAACAGCCCGGCGAGCAGCACGGCAGAGGTGGTGCGGACAGCGGGTCTCATGACGTCCCCTCACGGGTGGGCAGTAGCTGCGCAAATGCTGCCCCACTGGCTTTCGGTCCTATCGGGCGGGGTACGGCGCGATGAAGCGCAAACGTCGCACACTAGGAGCTGTCCCCTCTCCCATCGCCACCGGCGTACAGCAGCGGGTGGCGGGGCGCCCGCTGCCGGTGCACGGTTACGTGCACCGGGTAGAGCTGGTGGAGTTGGAGGATGTCGGTCTGCCACTGCGAGCGGGCCGCCTTTGCATCGCCAGGCACCTCGCGGCCCAAGCCGGGCCGCCACCCGCGCATACAGGGACGGCGAGCTCGTGTCAGCCGGGGCCAGGTGCGCCGTCAGGAGGGGCTCGTCAGCCGGATTGTGGGCGTCAACCTGGGCAAGAACTTCCACCTGATCATCCTGGTGAAGGCGGGGCAGAGCGGATCCGAGCTGCTGGCGCAGTCGCGACCAAGAGGTGGTAGAGAGGTCGAAGGACTCCGGGTCAGCCTGGCTGGCGCCGAAGACAAGCTCGCTCAAATGGACCGACGGTCTCCCGGGGGCACGGCGATCAACCTCGGCATGCCACGCATGACCTCAGCTCAACCTATCCGGGAGGAGGAGGGAACAGTTACGCTGAGACAATCAGTGGATGACCAGCGATGAGATCCGGTTCGACTGCCAGCGACGTGGCGACGGCGGCGTGCCCGTGATCCTCCCCCGCATCGACGGAGTACCGCTCACCGAGCTGATCGACAGCTTTGAGATCGCCGCCGGGATGCAGCCGGCAGGCGACACCTACGGTGGTCTGATCCCGCAGTTCTTCCGGTTCGGCCCGATGCGGGACCACTTCCTCGGACGGTCCACGAACGCGATGGGGCCGAAGACACCCGTTCTCGGTTGTGAGTGCGGCGAGTGGGGATGCTGGCCGCTCATGGCCCGCATCAGCGTGACAGCCGACTGCGTGGTTTGGGACTCTTTCGAGCAACCCCATCGCACAACACGCGACTACACGGCGTTCGGCCCGTTCCAATTCGACCGCTACCAATACGATGACGCCTTGCGGGCCCTGAGCGTGGCGCTGGACTCAGACGTCGATGACACACGCGCATGAGAGCTAGCAGGCGCAGCCTGCTGGGCTATTTGACGCCCAACTGCAGTAGGCCGAACGTGGAGCGCCTCACGGCCAGATTTGACCACCCCGGGAAAACGCGGGTGGCGCCCGCCGCTTCGCAACTAGGCGCTGCGGTGGGCGCCGCTCGGCGCCAGCCTCTCCAAGGCTGTTCATCCTTGGAGAGGCCGCTTTCAGAAGCCGCCGTTGAGGTCGTACCAGTCCCGGTACAGCACTTGGTACTTGGCGAAGGAGCCCTTGCCGTTGCCTGCGTAGAGCCGTAGCTCGTTCGCCTCGAACGTGGCGTCGGAGTTGAGGTAACCGTCCTGGGTGGCCGCGACCAGGTCGTTGCGTCCGTCGCCGTCGACGTCCCCGACGCTGACGAAGGCCGACATCTGGCCCCAGCCGCCGCCGAGGAGTTTCCGGGCGCCGAAGGAGCCGTGTCCGTTGCCGGGGTACAGCCACAGGTTGCCCGAGGCGTCGCGAGCCAGCAGGTCACCGTGGCGATCGCCGTTGAGGTCACCCGGTGCGGTCAGGGCGTTCATGGACTTCCAACCGCCGCCCAGGGACTTGCGGGCGCCGAAGGTGCCGTGGCCGGTGCCCACGTACAGCCACAGGGTGCCGGCGGAGTCACGGGCCAGCAGGTCGCCGCGTCCGTCGCCGTTGAGGTCACCGGTGGCGGTGACGGTGGCCATCGACTTCCAGCCGCCACCGAGGTCCTTGCGTGTGCCGAACTTGCCCCAGCCGTTGCCCGGATAGAGCCATAGCTCGCCGGAGGAGTCGCGGGCGACCAGGTCTTCGGTGCCGTCACCGGTGAGGTCGCCGTGCCGGGTGAGGGCGGTCATGGAGTTCCAGCCGCCGCCGAGCAGCGTGCCGTCCCCGGTGCCGGAGACGAACCACAGCCGGCCGCTGCGGTCCCGGGACAGCAGGTCCGCGCGGCCGTCACCGTTCAGGTCGCCGAACCCGGCGGTGCTCGGGCTGGGCTGCGCGTACCACCCGGCGTAGGGCGGATCGACGCACTCCCGCTCGTTGGGAACGAACTTGACGGAGCTGATCGCCTTGTCGAGGCTCGAGTCGTAGCTGGACAACCCGTTGTCCGGTGGGTCGGGGAAGTAGCTGCCGCTGTACTTCGGGTCGCTGTAGAGGCAGGAAACGCTGGACGTGCGGTTCCAGTAGGAGCGGATCCTGTTGTCCCATGTTCCCATCGTGGGCATGTCGGTGCGCGTCTTCATCATGGAGCCGGTCGCGTCCGTACCGCTCCATCCGCACAGGTAGCCGGACGGGCAAGCGCTCGCCGACATGGTGGCGGCCTGCGCCGGTGCGCTGAGCGGCACTGCCGCCAGCGCCATGCTCCCCGCGGCCACCAGCAGCCGTCTGAGAGGTCTGTTCACCTAGATCCCTTCTAGGGTTTTCCTTGGAGATCGAATAGGACGAGCGCACTGTATGCCTGTTCCGGCGACGTGTGACTCGTCATCCCGCCTTGATCAGGGTTCGAACAAAGGGAGACCGTCACCCGCGGCCGGATGTAGTCGCGGCCTAAGACGTCATCTCAATTGGTGGCATCGGTAGGCTGTGGGTCGTGGTGAGGATTGTTGAGCGGCTGGTGCCGGACGAATTGTGGGAGTTGTTCCAGCGGGTGGTGCCTGACGCCCCTTCGCGGCCTCAGGGCGGTGGCCGCCGCCGGCATGGCGACCGTGAAGTGCTGGCCGCGATCGTGTTCGTGGCCACGTCGGGCTGCACGTGGCAGCAGTTGCCCGCTGCGTCGTTCGGTCCGTCGGGGGCGACGGCTCACCGCCGTTTTGCCGAGTGGACGCAGGCCAGGGTGTGGGCCAAGCTCCACCGCCTGGTCCTCGACGAGCTCGGCTCCCGCGGCGAGTTGGACTGGTCCCGCTGCGCGATCGACTCGGTGAACATGCGGGCCCTGAAAAGGGGGACCTGACAGGCCCGAATCCTGTTGATCGGGGCAAGTACGGATCGAAGATCCATTTGATCACCGAGCGGACGGGTCTGCCCCTGTCCGTCGGAATCTCCGGGGCGAACCTGCACGACAGCCAGGCACTGATTCCCCTGGTGAAGGGCATACCACCGATCCGCTCCCGCCGCGGGCGGCGGCGACGCAGGCCGGACAAGCTCCACGCAGACAAGGGCTACGACTATCCTCACCTGCGGCGATGGTTACGAGAGCGCGGCATCAAGCACCGCATCGCCCGCAAGGGGATCGAGACCTCGCAGCGACTCGGCCGCCACCGCTGGACCATCGAGCGCACCATGTCCTGGCTCGCCGGCTGCCGCCGCCTCCACCGCCGCTATGAGCGTAAGGCCGAGCACTTCCTCGCCTTCACGAGCATCGCCTGCACCCTCATCTGTTATCGGCGGCTTGTCTGCTGATGTGGGCCTGCAGCAGTTTCACGGCCAGGTCGTGGCCGTGGTGATTGGCCATGTCCATGGGGGTGCGGCCGTCTGGGTCTGCGAGCTCCGGATCAGCCCCGAAGGCAAGCAGCACGGCCGTGGTGTGCACAGTCAACGGCTGCCCGCTCTGCAGAGAGCCATCACCCTCGACATCGATCGCGTGCGTCAGCAGCGTCATGTTGCTGAAGACCTCATCGGGATCGGAACCAGCGGCCAGCAACCGGGCCAAGGCCTCAGCATCCTCCTGCTCGACCGCGTGATGCGCGGGTGTCCAGTGGTCGCTCACGACGACATTCAACCGTCCCCACGGCACGCCTGCCAGCAACTATCTACGCCATCAGCCACCAATTGAGATGACGTCTTAGCCGCCGCAAGTACAGCGCCCCGGGCCAGCTTCGCGCCGGCCGGAGTGCTCAGCTTGTGGGCGAGCGGGCGGTGTTCCCGCAGTGCCCACAGCACGACGATCCAGGCGCGCGAGCCCTGGTAGATCTGCCCGGAGTCGCCGACCACGGTGACCTCGTCGAGGCTGGCGGAGTGGTCGAGTCCGGGAAACCGTGCCCGGGCCTCGGCCGAGCCCGCCGGTACCAGCTCCAGCGGCACCAGCTGCGACTGCCGCGCCAGCCAGTTCCGCAGATGGGTGCACAGGGTGCACTCGGCGTCGTACAGGACGGTCAAGCCGTGGACCGGAGCCTTCAGGACGCCCCGGTCCGCCGCCCCGGTGGTCACGGCCTTCACGCCCCGACCGTGGGCGGGACCCAGCCCTGAGGGGTGACCGGAGGCCGCTGCTCGCGCTCCATGACGCCGCGCCGCCGGATCTTGTTGAGCACGAACACATTGCCCAGGTGCATCACGCCGAGCACCAGCAGGACCACGCCCAGCTTGGTCGACAGCGCCTCGAAGATGCCCCGGGTGTTCTCGATCGTCTCGCCACCGCTCAGATACAGCGCCACGAAGCCGAGGTTGACCAGGTAGAAGCCGACGACCAGGAGGTGG
The nucleotide sequence above comes from Streptomyces cynarae. Encoded proteins:
- a CDS encoding thiol-disulfide oxidoreductase DCC family protein gives rise to the protein MKAVTTGAADRGVLKAPVHGLTVLYDAECTLCTHLRNWLARQSQLVPLELVPAGSAEARARFPGLDHSASLDEVTVVGDSGQIYQGSRAWIVVLWALREHRPLAHKLSTPAGAKLARGAVLAAAKTSSQLVADGVDSCWQACRGDG
- a CDS encoding ankyrin repeat domain-containing protein — encoded protein: MSDHWTPAHHAVEQEDAEALARLLAAGSDPDEVFSNMTLLTHAIDVEGDGSLQSGQPLTVHTTAVLLAFGADPELADPDGRTPMDMANHHGHDLAVKLLQAHISRQAADNR
- a CDS encoding IS5 family transposase (programmed frameshift); the encoded protein is MVERLVPDELWELFQRVVPDAPSRPQGGGRRRHGDREVLAAIVFVATSGCTWQQLPAASFGPSGATAHRRFAEWTQARVWAKLHRLVLDELGSRGELDWSRCAIDSVNMRALKKGDLTGPNPVDRGKYGSKIHLITERTGLPLSVGISGANLHDSQALIPLVKGIPPIRSRRGRRRRRPDKLHADKGYDYPHLRRWLRERGIKHRIARKGIETSQRLGRHRWTIERTMSWLAGCRRLHRRYERKAEHFLAFTSIACTLICYRRLVC
- a CDS encoding FG-GAP-like repeat-containing protein, which codes for MNRPLRRLLVAAGSMALAAVPLSAPAQAATMSASACPSGYLCGWSGTDATGSMMKTRTDMPTMGTWDNRIRSYWNRTSSVSCLYSDPKYSGSYFPDPPDNGLSSYDSSLDKAISSVKFVPNERECVDPPYAGWYAQPSPSTAGFGDLNGDGRADLLSRDRSGRLWFVSGTGDGTLLGGGWNSMTALTRHGDLTGDGTEDLVARDSSGELWLYPGNGWGKFGTRKDLGGGWKSMATVTATGDLNGDGRGDLLARDSAGTLWLYVGTGHGTFGARKSLGGGWKSMNALTAPGDLNGDRHGDLLARDASGNLWLYPGNGHGSFGARKLLGGGWGQMSAFVSVGDVDGDGRNDLVAATQDGYLNSDATFEANELRLYAGNGKGSFAKYQVLYRDWYDLNGGF